The Papaver somniferum cultivar HN1 unplaced genomic scaffold, ASM357369v1 unplaced-scaffold_85, whole genome shotgun sequence nucleotide sequence aaaaattagaaaatggtGCTACATGttataaatttcaaaagaaaataagatatcgtttgtttatacacgtCGAATGTCAAACAATCAGtcactattaaacacatggcaCAATCAAAATGTATTCTTAAAAAACACATGCCCCACTAAGGGTATACGTAACgtcatttccaattacaaaaccctaataataacctaaattgTTGATCTAAACGATGTCTTTCTTTATTTGGTTAATAAcagtaaaaataaaggaagaagtttaaatgaaaatgaaaaaaaaaatgcgtTGGACACGCGTCATCGGTGCGTCCAAACCAGACGCGCGTAGGATGCGCAAATTAGTGTATCGGACACGCATCGTGTCAGCGTCCCACACGCGTCCAGTGTCCGACGCGAATCGGATGCGGATACTGCTCAAGAAATGGAGCGTCCGTGCAACCCAGTTTTCCAGCAAATGACGTACAAAAAGGTGAAGTCTAAAACAAACTTTGTAAAGATTTTTATAGGATTATCCAGACTCCGTGTGTATGGACAACCACAAACCAAGATAAGATCCAATCATAACTATGTTGTTATATATATAGTACACCCCCTTAGAAGACTTGATTCATCTTccatttgtctttcaatttccaaaaatattgttACAACTAAtattggttttgtttttggtttcactgTACAATGTtggtgttttttcttttgattcatCGTCTTCATTAATTCATCGAAAACACTTGAATCCAGTAGGAGAAGAAATAGAGTCTCTTTTGAAATGGAAGTCAACCCttggtaaccaaactcagtctttCCTCCGTTCTTGGAGGAGAAGTTCCACTGCCAATACAACAAATCCATGTAAATGGCGCGGTCTCTCTTGTAACAATCAAGGAAGTGTCACTGTATTGAATTTGACTAGTTCAAATTTACAAGGTACGCTTCAGAATTTAAACTTATCATCTTTCGCCCACTGCGTTCATCTTGATTTGAGCGACAACCAACTCTTCGGGTCCATCCCATCTCAGATTGGTAACCTTACAAAACTTACCTACCTTAATCTTTCTATGAATATATTTTCTGAACATATTCCAGAAGAAATTAGATTTCTCACAAGTCTGAGTTTGTTAGACATTTCTGGAAATCAAATTAGTGGCTCAATCCCTACTTCTATATCTAATCTGAGCAAACTACACTTTTTATACCTTTACCGAAACCAACTTTCTGGAGACATCCCTCAGGATATCGGAAAGTTAAGGTCCCTTACTGATTTTTCATTGTCCACAAACAATCTTACAGGTCTAATCCCCGTATCTTTATGTAATATGAGCAACCTAAACAACCTGTATCTGTTTGAAAATAAACTATCTGGTCACATTCCTCCCGAAATCCGAAGATTAACATCTCTTACCAAACTTGAATTGTCTACAAACAATCTGGTTGGTCCAATCCCTACTTCGATATGTAACCTTCGCAACTTAAAATTTTTGTATCTTTTTCAAAATCAACTATCTGGTACCATTCCTCAAGAAATCGGAAAGTTAACGTCTCTTACAGACCTTGTATTGTCTACAAACAATCTGGTTGGTCCAATCCCTACTTCTATATGTAACCTCAACAACCTAGAAACTCTAGACCTTCATATAAATAAACTTTCTGGTCAAATTCCTTGGGAAATCGGAAGATTAACATCTCTTGCTGGCCTTGAATTGTCTATAAACAATCTGGTTGGTCAAATCCCTACTTCGATATGTAACCTTAGCATCCTAAGCATTCTGCACCTTGTTGAAAATAAATTATCTGGTCGAATTCCTCGGGAAATCGGAAGATTAACATCTCTTACCAAACTTGTATTGTCTACAAACAATCTGGTTGGTCCAATCCCTACTTCTTTATGTAATATTAGGAACCTAAAAAGATTAGGCCTCTCAACTTTCTGGAACCATTCCTCAAGAAATCGGAGAACTAAGTTCTATTACAGACTTAGATTTGTCGGCAAACTTTCTCACTGGTCCAATCCCTTCTTCTATATGCAATCTTAGGAACCTTAATGTTTTGGACCTTCACCAAAATCAACTCTCTGGTGCCATTCCTCGTGACATTGGAAGACTAAGATCTCTTGTTCAATTTATTATGCATACAAACAATCTCAATGGTGATATCCCCACCTGTTTATGCAATTTGAGCGATGGAATGTTACCCACCCTGCAATACCTCTATCTATTCGGGAATCAGCTTACTGGACCAATACCCAAACAACTTGGAGAATGTTCAAATTTGCTCGAATTGGATTTGGGTAGAAACCGTTTGAACGGAAGCATTCCAGTTGGGATTGGAAATTTGATTTCGTTACAAATCGAATTGGATCTCAGTCATAATGAGTTGAGTGGAGAAATACCATCAGATTTTGGAAAACTAAacaaactggaaaaactaaattTGTCCCACAACAAGCTTTCAGGTCCGATTCCTTCTTCATTTGTTGAAATGCTTAGCTTGACCAGTGTCGATATTTCATACAATGAATTGATTGGTCCTATTCCAAACATCAAGGCCTTTAATGATGCTCCCTTCaatgcattgaagaacaacagTTGCTTATGTGGTAATCACTTTGGAGGTTTTAAGCCATGTAAATCGTCCGTTATCAACAGAAGAAATAAAGCCAAACCAAGACTTGTTGTGATGATTCTAGTTCCTCTGTTTGGTTCCTTGTTTCTTTTGTTCACATTTTTTGCTATCTATTTTTGCTTGCGAAAAAGATTAGTCATAAGAAATCTCGAGCAGGCAGATCAACCAACAACtgtaaacacaaaaagaaacataTTCTCGGTAGAGAATTATGATGGGAAGCTGGTGTTTGAAGAAATAATTGAAGCAACGGAAAACTTTGATACCAAATATTGCATTGGGGCGGGAGGATATGGGAGCGTCTTCAAGGCGAAGCTATCGACAGGTCAGGTTGTTGCTGTGAAGAAGCTTCACTCGTCAGATGAAGATTCCGAAACACTTGATCTTAAATCTTTTGAAAGCGAAGTTCAAGCATTGACTGAAATCCGGCATAAGAACATTGTAAAACTCTTTGGTTTCTGCTCCAGCATAGAGCGACAAATCTCATTCTTGATTTATGAGTTTGTAGAGAGGGGGAGTTTGAAAAAGATTTTATGCGATGCGGAACAGGCGGTAGAGTTCGATTGGATAAAGAGGCTAAGATTCATCAAGGGAACAGCTGACGCGCTTGCTTACATGCACCATGATTGCATTCCAGCAATAGTTCATAGGGACATATCTAGCAACAATGTCTTATTGGATTTCGAATATGAAGCTCGTGTTTCCGATTTTGGTACCGcaaggattttgaagccagactcATCCAATTGGACATCAGTTGCAGGCACATACGGATATGTTGCTCCAGGTACAATTCCTATGCCAGATTTAATATTTACTGATTTCTACTAGGATTTTGAATGTGAATAAGTTTCACATTAATTTCGTATTTTCTTCCGTTACTAACGAATTGTTGTTACAGAACTTGCCTATACAATGAAGGTAACCGAGAAATGTGATGTTTATAGCTTTGGAGTACTTCTGCTGGAAGTACTACACGGTAGACACCCATCTGAGATTATCACACTACTCTCTCTTGAGCTCCTTCAAACGTCGTCTTCAACTTCGAATGGTCTGGTAAAAAATACAATGCTGAAAGACATCTTAGACGAGTGCCTTGAAGCACCAACGGATGCcgtga carries:
- the LOC113346020 gene encoding MDIS1-interacting receptor like kinase 2-like, which translates into the protein MHTNNLNGDIPTCLCNLSDGMLPTLQYLYLFGNQLTGPIPKQLGECSNLLELDLGRNRLNGSIPVGIGNLISLQIELDLSHNELSGEIPSDFGKLNKLEKLNLSHNKLSGPIPSSFVEMLSLTSVDISYNELIGPIPNIKAFNDAPFNALKNNSCLCGNHFGGFKPCKSSVINRRNKAKPRLVVMILVPLFGSLFLLFTFFAIYFCLRKRLVIRNLEQADQPTTVNTKRNIFSVENYDGKLVFEEIIEATENFDTKYCIGAGGYGSVFKAKLSTGQVVAVKKLHSSDEDSETLDLKSFESEVQALTEIRHKNIVKLFGFCSSIERQISFLIYEFVERGSLKKILCDAEQAVEFDWIKRLRFIKGTADALAYMHHDCIPAIVHRDISSNNVLLDFEYEARVSDFGTARILKPDSSNWTSVAGTYGYVAPELAYTMKVTEKCDVYSFGVLLLEVLHGRHPSEIITLLSLELLQTSSSTSNGLVKNTMLKDILDECLEAPTDAVKKEIMHFVKVGLSCLRGDPHTRQTMQEA